The Spartobacteria bacterium region TTCCGGGGTCATTCCCATTCCGGTATCTGCCACGCAAATATGAATGCGTTCGTTCCGGTGATTGGAATAGATTTCGATATCCCCGCCGTGAAAAGTAAACTTGATGGCATTGTCGACCAAATTCCGCATCACGGTCTTAATCATGTGGGTGTCCCCGACGGCGAAATGGGAGCGTGACACCGTGGACCGAAGATTTATTTTCTTTTGCGAGGCTCGGTCGGAGAAATGCTGAACCGTTTCATCAGCAATAAATTGCACATTGAAAGGACGTTTGTTGACGAGGATTTCATCATCTTTCGAGGTTGCCCACTCCGTCAAGTCGTCAATCAGCCGTAATGATTTATCAACGGCCAGGTTAATGGACGTAAGATATTTTTTTGCCGCTCCACTGTTTCGGTCGACATGTTGTTTTAACGCATTGGCTGAATCACGAATGGAGCAAAACGGGGAGCGAAGGTCGTGGGCAATAATGGAGAAGAATTTTCTTTTTTTCTCATTGGCGATGGTCAGCCGTTGTTCGTTTGCCTGCAATCTATTACGTATCGCATGCTGTTCCCTGACGTCGGTCAGGGTAATGCGTGCCCCGCTAAACACGTCATCTTTAATGATGGGTGTTCCGTACATGAGGAATTCGGCTCGCTCTGTCCCTGTGTCATAACTGATTTCGACTCCTGAGACGTCTTTTCCTTTGGCCAGATGGGTGCATATTTCGTTTATGTTCTTTTTTATGGCCTGGGGAAAACAGCGGATGAAATGATCTGGGAAGGGATCGTTTTCTGTCAGATTGTTATGCATCCGAACGATTCGCCGTCCCTGTTCATTGGCAAACGTAACCCGAAACTGGTGATCCAATTCCAGTGCCAGCTGAGGCAGACATTCCGAGAAGTCACGAAAACGTTTTTCATTTTTCTCTCTTAAACGTTTGGCATAATGAATCTGCGTTACGTCACGAAAAAAGTATACCGCTGAATGGATGCCGCTTTCGTCCCGCACAGGAAATAATCGCGCCTCAATAATGCATTCTTTGTCTGTGCCTTCGTAACGTAAAAATTCTGCAGTCCAGTTATTCTTTTCTAAGAAGAATTGCTGCAGTTCCGATGCCGCCGCCACGGGAAAGGGTATGCCCAGCTCCTCAATACTGTTGAGTTGCGTCAGCTCATGTGCATTCACACCGAGCAAATGATAACAGGATGGATTGGCATAGGACGGCATCATATCCATATCCATAATCAGGACGCCATCCTGGCTTTGTGTTAATGTGGTAGAAAAGAGATCTAATTTGTTTTCTATGCGCTGCTGGCTTTTCAGGTTGGCGCGCGAGATCATCAGGAGTACCGCGCAGAATACGCTAAGAATGATGGTTTCCAGAATCAATTCTCCCCAGTTTACCGAGGTGGGTTCGCAGTGCCATATGATGTGGGGTAAATCGGCCATTTCATTGACCCATGAAATGATGATCATCAGAAGAAACAATAAGACGGTGATTCGGCAGGCCTGTTTTCGCAGGCATTGACGACTGGTCTTCATTTCACGGATCATGTCCGTGGATTGTATGCTGACTTCATTCTTGATTTTCATAATCTTACCTGAACTTATATTAATGATCTACTCGTGAATGTACAAGGGATAATACATGATTATCCTGTGCAGTGAATGGAGGATGGGGGCTGGCGGGAGTTGATTACAAGGGGTGTGCCCTCGGGGTTTATGATTGCATTTC contains the following coding sequences:
- a CDS encoding response regulator — protein: MKIKNEVSIQSTDMIREMKTSRQCLRKQACRITVLLFLLMIIISWVNEMADLPHIIWHCEPTSVNWGELILETIILSVFCAVLLMISRANLKSQQRIENKLDLFSTTLTQSQDGVLIMDMDMMPSYANPSCYHLLGVNAHELTQLNSIEELGIPFPVAAASELQQFFLEKNNWTAEFLRYEGTDKECIIEARLFPVRDESGIHSAVYFFRDVTQIHYAKRLREKNEKRFRDFSECLPQLALELDHQFRVTFANEQGRRIVRMHNNLTENDPFPDHFIRCFPQAIKKNINEICTHLAKGKDVSGVEISYDTGTERAEFLMYGTPIIKDDVFSGARITLTDVREQHAIRNRLQANEQRLTIANEKKRKFFSIIAHDLRSPFCSIRDSANALKQHVDRNSGAAKKYLTSINLAVDKSLRLIDDLTEWATSKDDEILVNKRPFNVQFIADETVQHFSDRASQKKINLRSTVSRSHFAVGDTHMIKTVMRNLVDNAIKFTFHGGDIEIYSNHRNERIHICVADTGMGMTPELVQQINQGSTHGPLQGTDKGEQGLGLGLCLCQDFVRQNDGQMVINSVLGEGTSVVVDLPSYQTTNDDSASQAAKKSNILLNSIQPVRINPPLRFLVVEDEKMVQKTLHKYLIPLGVVDVVADGNSAFKAYEQALESGAPYDLITMDIQIPVLDGVKVLEQIRKTEQEKEIDFWENGARVVIITSLRDKKTIMNCYELNCWGYLFKPLRKDELYKKMEQLKLVKRY